In Aedes albopictus strain Foshan chromosome 3, AalbF5, whole genome shotgun sequence, the following are encoded in one genomic region:
- the LOC115256233 gene encoding chymotrypsin-2-like, which translates to MMNKLLVFSILFIGLSHAAPNARDTDPMDPVLNAPFQASLRSLPVKVHFCSGSIISQRWVLTAAHCVQGRTTTSFTIVVGSYTIDPQGSEYEVAEIQLYHSFDPIFYEHDLALVKTSVDMELSENVQIIELPSVTSQAGELVVLTGWRSDIEDVTPNDMQMARKVTIANDECRQIHAAGDSHVHIYNTSVCARPRMTGCYCIIDAGAPLASEDNVLVGVFSLSAGCGRMLPAVYTRVQSYRAWILMVTEV; encoded by the exons ATGATGAATAAATTACTTGTATTCTCCATTCTTTTTATCGGACTTTCTCACGCAGCACCAAATG CAAGGGACACTGATCCGATGGATCCAGTTCTGAACGCCCCGTTCCAGGCATCGCTGCGTTCCCTGCCGGTGAAAGTCCATTTTTGCAGTGGATCGATTATTTCTCAGCGATGGGTCCTCACGGCAGCTCACTGCGTACAAGGCCGAACTACAACCAGTTTCACCATAGTTGTTGGAAGTTATACCATCGATCCGCAAGGCTCGGAATACGAGGTTGCCGAAATTCAGTTGTACCACAGTTTCGATCCAATTTTCTACGAACACGATTTGGCTCTAGTGAAAACGTCCGTCGATATGGAATTGAGCGAAAACGTACAGATCATCGAGTTACCGAGCGTAACTTCCCAGGCTGGCGAACTTGTTGTCCTCACGGGATGGCGATCGGAT ATCGAAGACGTAACGCCCAACGACATGCAGATGGCCCGTAAGGTTACCATTGCGAACGACGAATGCCGGCAAATACACGCCGCTGGCGATTCTCACGTCCATATCTATAACACTAGCGTGTGTGCACGCCCGCGAATGACCGGGTGCTACTGTATCATCGATGCCGGAGCACCTCTGGCTTCGGAAGATAACGTACTGGTAGGAGTGTTTTCTCTATCGGCTGGCTGTGGACGCATGCTGCCCGCGGTATACACTAGGGTTCAAAGCTATCGTGCTTGGATTTTAATGGTCACGGAAGTTTAA